In Halalkalicoccus sp. CG83, a single genomic region encodes these proteins:
- a CDS encoding PIN domain-containing protein: MKVLETSFLVDYLNEQSYTLDYLNANAEAEYAVPTIALYELYAGAIRSDATSETITTVAEALQWASVVAFNDSATREAARIRATLLDQGQPIPVPDMLNASIARAVSGELIATDEHFAQIPDFDFYNPRSI; encoded by the coding sequence ATGAAGGTTCTTGAAACTAGTTTTCTCGTCGATTACCTCAACGAGCAGTCGTACACGCTCGACTATCTGAACGCGAACGCTGAGGCTGAGTACGCTGTCCCCACGATCGCCCTCTACGAACTGTATGCTGGCGCGATTCGCTCGGATGCAACGAGTGAAACGATTACGACGGTCGCTGAGGCGCTTCAGTGGGCTAGTGTAGTAGCATTCAATGACAGTGCTACTCGCGAAGCGGCGAGGATTCGAGCGACGTTACTTGATCAAGGGCAGCCGATTCCTGTGCCCGATATGTTGAATGCAAGTATCGCTCGTGCCGTCAGTGGTGAACTAATCGCTACTGACGAGCACTTTGCGCAAATTCCTGATTTTGATTTTTATAATCCACGTAGTATATAA
- a CDS encoding NAD(P)-dependent alcohol dehydrogenase, giving the protein MRTAVLVEPTEFELHDRNRPTPGSDDVLVAIRDVGICGSDVHYYEHGRIGDYVVEDPLVLGHESAGEVAEVGENVVGIEPGDRVALEPGVPCRRCTHCKRGDYHLCEDVVFMATPPHDGAFAEYVTWPADYAYELPDSVSMTEGALCEPLSVGIHACRRGDVGIGDTVLVTGAGPIGLMIIEAARAAGATDVIVTDVVPEKLEFARERGVDLAVNVSETDLEAAIDEFTDGVGADVVIEASGAEPSIRSTLNVVRRGGTVVLVGLASEATVPIDVLKLIDNEIDVHGSFRYKNTYDAAIDLLTDGTVDVEGIVDFRSSLGSIDDAFQQATESTVIKGMISIEE; this is encoded by the coding sequence ATGCGAACCGCCGTGTTAGTCGAACCGACCGAGTTCGAGCTGCATGATCGCAACCGTCCCACGCCTGGATCGGACGACGTACTCGTAGCGATTCGCGACGTCGGCATCTGTGGTTCGGACGTTCACTACTACGAACACGGTCGTATCGGCGACTACGTCGTCGAGGACCCCCTCGTTCTCGGTCACGAAAGCGCCGGCGAAGTTGCCGAGGTCGGCGAGAACGTCGTCGGAATCGAGCCTGGCGACCGAGTCGCACTGGAACCGGGCGTCCCGTGTCGGCGCTGTACACACTGCAAGCGCGGTGACTACCACCTCTGTGAAGACGTGGTGTTCATGGCGACGCCACCACATGACGGCGCCTTCGCCGAGTATGTCACCTGGCCGGCCGATTATGCGTACGAACTTCCTGACTCGGTCTCGATGACAGAGGGGGCACTGTGTGAACCGCTGTCCGTAGGGATCCATGCCTGCCGACGTGGCGACGTCGGCATCGGCGATACCGTCCTCGTCACCGGCGCGGGTCCGATCGGGCTGATGATCATCGAGGCCGCTCGTGCGGCGGGGGCGACCGATGTGATCGTAACCGACGTCGTTCCGGAGAAACTCGAGTTCGCTCGTGAACGCGGCGTCGATCTGGCGGTGAACGTTTCTGAAACCGATCTCGAAGCAGCCATCGACGAATTTACGGACGGCGTGGGAGCCGACGTAGTGATCGAGGCCTCCGGAGCCGAACCGTCCATCCGGTCGACCCTAAACGTGGTTCGTCGTGGTGGAACGGTAGTTCTCGTCGGACTCGCCAGCGAGGCGACCGTCCCTATTGACGTGCTAAAGCTCATCGACAACGAGATCGACGTGCACGGTTCGTTCCGCTACAAGAACACCTACGACGCTGCGATCGATCTCTTGACCGACGGTACCGTCGACGTCGAAGGGATTGTCGACTTCCGATCGTCTCTCGGTTCGATCGACGACGCCTTTCAACAAGCGACCGAGTCCACTGTCATTAAAGGGATGATCTCTATCGAAGAGTGA
- the dgoD gene encoding galactonate dehydratase: protein MQITDYELFAVPPRWLLLKLETDEGIVGWGEPIVQGRLETVRTAVTELIEGYLLGADPLRTEYHWRKLYQSGYFRGGPILMSALAGIDHALWDIKGRRYDAPIHELLGGHVRDRMLVYQWLAGGETDDVAASATQDYERGYRAFKLNFAREFRALETTGAVDRVIEQVAAARDAIGDEAFLGIDFHGRVSKPMAVELVRRLEPYGLMFVDQPLLPEHADGFEAISDQTTVPIATGERFYSRYEFKRLFVDDAVSVIQPDVTHVGGISELRKIASMAESFDVAVVPHCPLGPIAFAASLQVGFCSQNVVMQEQDLRLDDPGSSQQLALLEDPETFTFHDGYVERPTGPGLGIEIDEDHVRERAQTQVNWHNPVWHHEDGSVAEW from the coding sequence ATGCAAATTACCGACTACGAACTGTTCGCCGTTCCCCCGCGGTGGTTACTGCTTAAGTTGGAGACCGACGAGGGGATCGTCGGTTGGGGAGAACCAATCGTCCAGGGACGACTTGAGACGGTTCGGACAGCGGTCACCGAGCTAATCGAGGGGTACCTCCTGGGGGCTGACCCGCTTCGGACGGAGTACCACTGGCGGAAGCTCTACCAGAGCGGCTACTTCCGTGGCGGCCCGATACTGATGAGCGCACTGGCGGGGATCGACCATGCTCTCTGGGACATCAAGGGGCGACGATATGACGCGCCGATCCATGAACTGCTGGGCGGTCACGTTCGCGACCGGATGCTCGTCTATCAGTGGCTCGCCGGTGGGGAGACGGACGACGTTGCTGCGTCCGCTACCCAGGACTACGAGCGGGGATACCGGGCCTTCAAGCTCAACTTCGCCCGGGAATTTCGGGCGCTGGAGACGACCGGTGCCGTCGATCGCGTCATTGAACAGGTGGCCGCGGCCCGGGACGCCATTGGCGACGAGGCGTTTCTCGGCATCGACTTCCACGGTCGCGTCTCGAAGCCGATGGCCGTCGAACTCGTCCGGCGACTCGAACCGTACGGTCTGATGTTCGTCGACCAACCGCTGCTTCCCGAGCACGCCGACGGATTCGAGGCTATTAGCGACCAAACGACCGTCCCCATCGCTACCGGCGAGCGCTTCTACTCCCGGTACGAGTTCAAGCGGCTGTTCGTCGACGATGCCGTTTCCGTCATCCAGCCCGACGTCACCCACGTTGGCGGCATCAGCGAGCTCCGTAAGATCGCTTCCATGGCCGAGTCCTTCGACGTAGCCGTCGTTCCACACTGTCCGCTTGGGCCGATCGCCTTCGCGGCCAGCCTACAGGTTGGGTTCTGTTCACAGAACGTCGTCATGCAGGAACAAGACCTCCGCCTGGACGACCCCGGCTCAAGCCAGCAGCTGGCGCTGCTCGAGGATCCCGAGACGTTCACGTTCCACGACGGCTACGTCGAGCGGCCCACCGGCCCCGGGCTCGGCATCGAGATCGACGAGGACCACGTTCGTGAGCGGGCTCAGACTCAGGTCAACTGGCACAATCCAGTCTGGCACCACGAGGACGGCAGCGTCGCCGAGTGGTGA
- a CDS encoding SDR family NAD(P)-dependent oxidoreductase translates to MSVLESFSLEGETAVVTGAAQGLGKEMAIGLTEMGADVAIADVNASKASKTAEDIDGETNVIAVEVDVTDETSVEAMIEEVTDRLGPVDVLVNNAGIVENSPAEETSIESWRRVVAVNLDGVFLCAKHVGQQMLERGEGRIVNVSSMSGFDVNVPQKQASYNTTKAGVSMLTKSLAVEWADRGIRVNAIAPGYMRTTLVDEVLEENPEMEETWLENTPIGRLGRPEELRELVVYLASDASSYMTGSTVVMDGGYTSR, encoded by the coding sequence ATGAGCGTACTGGAGAGTTTCTCCCTCGAGGGAGAGACGGCCGTCGTTACCGGTGCAGCACAGGGACTCGGCAAGGAGATGGCGATTGGCCTCACGGAGATGGGAGCCGACGTAGCCATTGCCGACGTGAACGCATCGAAAGCATCGAAGACGGCGGAAGACATCGACGGCGAAACGAACGTGATCGCCGTCGAAGTGGACGTGACCGACGAGACATCGGTTGAGGCAATGATCGAGGAAGTAACGGACCGGCTAGGACCCGTCGACGTGCTCGTCAACAACGCGGGTATCGTTGAGAACTCACCGGCCGAGGAGACGTCAATCGAGTCCTGGCGGCGCGTCGTCGCGGTCAATCTTGACGGGGTCTTCCTCTGTGCCAAACACGTCGGACAGCAGATGCTCGAACGAGGAGAGGGTCGTATCGTCAACGTCTCGTCGATGTCCGGGTTCGACGTCAACGTCCCGCAGAAACAGGCCAGTTACAACACGACGAAGGCCGGCGTCTCGATGCTCACGAAGTCGCTGGCCGTCGAGTGGGCCGACCGCGGCATCCGAGTCAACGCCATCGCACCCGGTTACATGCGAACGACGCTCGTCGACGAGGTGCTCGAGGAGAACCCGGAGATGGAGGAGACCTGGCTCGAGAACACGCCAATAGGCCGGCTCGGTCGGCCGGAGGAACTGCGGGAGTTAGTTGTCTACCTCGCCTCGGACGCCTCGTCGTATATGACTGGCTCGACGGTCGTGATGGACGGCGGATACACGTCGCGATAG
- a CDS encoding rhamnulokinase: MNHVAIDLGASGGTVFLGRMTASSFTIEEVHRFDNRPVERNGRYVWDLDGLVDHIADGLDAAADHADGLDTVGIDTWGLDFGLLSDGEPLRDPISYRDPESTAAREELFETIGKRRLFEATGITNWNTPNTLWQLYTVAQREPELLERAERLLMMPQLLSLLLGGWPTGEVTVASTTQMVDPDSRDWATDLLEELSLPADLLPSLAEPGERLGVVDERFAPDPDASPELLAPASHDTAAAVAGLPLSDDAAFLNTGSWFILGVERDEPVRTDAAFEYSLSNELGANGTVRVLKNVNGFFLLEECRTTWLEAGEPVDYDHLLSAARQAPPRTALIDPDAEDFSIEGPMPDQIRAYCRRTDQPVPTGRGDIVRCLLDSLVTKTALVLDQLAAAIGESPDRIALGGGGARNDLFCRLLSDATGRPVTAGPVEATAVGNLLTQAIAVDTLSDLEAGRQLVEASFDPTTYEPADSDGWDRAKERMRELPVD; this comes from the coding sequence ATGAACCACGTCGCCATCGACCTCGGTGCTAGCGGTGGAACGGTGTTCCTCGGGAGGATGACCGCATCGTCGTTCACCATCGAGGAGGTCCACCGGTTCGACAACCGTCCCGTTGAGCGCAACGGGCGGTACGTCTGGGATCTCGACGGGCTCGTCGACCACATCGCAGATGGACTCGATGCCGCTGCCGACCACGCCGACGGCCTCGACACGGTCGGGATCGACACCTGGGGACTGGACTTCGGGCTCCTATCGGACGGCGAACCTCTACGGGATCCGATCTCATACCGGGACCCCGAGTCGACGGCCGCCCGCGAAGAGCTGTTCGAGACCATCGGAAAGCGACGGCTATTCGAGGCCACCGGCATTACGAACTGGAACACGCCGAACACGCTGTGGCAGCTTTACACCGTCGCTCAACGGGAACCCGAACTTCTAGAGCGGGCCGAGAGGCTGCTCATGATGCCACAGCTACTCTCACTGCTGCTGGGCGGCTGGCCGACCGGCGAGGTGACGGTCGCCTCGACCACACAGATGGTCGATCCTGACAGTCGAGATTGGGCGACGGATCTGCTCGAGGAGCTGTCGTTGCCGGCTGACCTACTGCCCTCGCTGGCCGAACCCGGCGAACGGCTGGGGGTCGTCGACGAGCGTTTCGCGCCGGATCCTGACGCGTCGCCCGAACTCCTCGCGCCGGCGAGCCACGACACTGCAGCCGCCGTCGCCGGACTCCCGTTGTCTGACGACGCGGCGTTTCTCAACACCGGCTCGTGGTTCATCTTGGGTGTCGAACGCGACGAGCCGGTCCGTACCGACGCAGCGTTCGAGTACTCGCTGTCGAACGAGCTCGGTGCGAACGGCACCGTTCGAGTGCTGAAGAACGTCAATGGGTTCTTCCTACTAGAGGAGTGCCGGACGACATGGCTCGAAGCCGGCGAGCCGGTCGACTACGATCACCTCCTGTCGGCAGCCCGGCAAGCGCCGCCGCGGACGGCGCTCATCGACCCGGACGCCGAGGACTTCTCGATCGAGGGGCCAATGCCCGACCAGATTCGGGCGTACTGTCGCCGCACGGATCAGCCGGTTCCGACTGGACGGGGCGACATTGTCCGCTGTCTGCTGGACAGTCTGGTAACGAAGACGGCACTGGTACTGGATCAGTTGGCGGCAGCCATCGGCGAGTCGCCGGATCGAATCGCCCTCGGTGGTGGTGGCGCCCGTAACGACCTGTTCTGTCGGCTCCTCTCCGACGCCACTGGCCGACCGGTGACGGCCGGCCCGGTAGAGGCAACCGCCGTCGGGAACCTCCTGACCCAAGCCATCGCGGTCGACACGCTCTCCGACCTTGAGGCAGGCCGTCAGTTGGTTGAGGCGTCGTTCGATCCGACGACTTACGAACCCGCCGACTCCGACGGCTGGGACCGCGCGAAAGAACGGATGCGGGAACTCCCGGTGGACTGA
- a CDS encoding class II aldolase/adducin family protein, with the protein MTETETKRYETRRAIAEYGRSLLEDDLTTGTGGNLSARLDEDHIAISPSGIPYKEVDPEDVIVARMDGTIVDGDHDPSTELPMHLAVYRERDDVGGVVHTHSPYATTFASLGETIPASHYLISFTGSEVPVAEYRTHATEELGEAAVDALGESFNATLLRNHGVLTADDSLDDAYTVALMVEYCARIHYQARAIGEPEILPNGEIDRLSDKLDSYGQ; encoded by the coding sequence ATGACCGAAACAGAAACCAAACGCTACGAGACGAGACGAGCCATCGCCGAGTACGGCCGCAGCCTCCTCGAAGACGACCTCACGACTGGCACCGGAGGCAATCTGAGCGCCCGCCTCGATGAGGACCATATCGCGATCAGTCCGTCGGGAATCCCGTACAAGGAGGTCGATCCCGAGGACGTGATAGTCGCTCGAATGGACGGGACAATCGTCGACGGTGATCACGACCCGTCGACAGAGCTGCCGATGCACTTGGCCGTCTACCGCGAGCGCGACGACGTTGGCGGCGTGGTTCACACCCACTCACCGTACGCGACGACGTTCGCGTCGCTCGGCGAAACGATACCGGCATCACACTACCTAATCTCGTTTACTGGGTCCGAGGTACCGGTCGCAGAGTACCGCACGCACGCAACCGAGGAGTTAGGCGAGGCGGCCGTCGACGCCCTCGGAGAATCGTTCAACGCGACACTGCTTCGCAATCACGGGGTGCTGACTGCCGACGATTCGCTGGACGACGCCTATACCGTCGCGCTGATGGTGGAGTACTGCGCCCGCATTCACTACCAAGCCCGAGCCATCGGCGAGCCGGAGATCCTTCCGAACGGCGAGATCGACCGACTGAGCGATAAACTCGATAGCTATGGGCAGTAA
- a CDS encoding ABC transporter ATP-binding protein translates to MASITIDDVTKQFGEGNGSIIAVDDVSLDIRDGEFVVFVGPSGSGKSTLMRIVAGLETQSEGDIEIGDAIVNQLGPRARNIAMVFQNYALYPNMTVEENMSFGLKMSTDMSGDAIKETVTSTAEMMGIGNLLDNKPGELSGGQQQRVALGRAIVRDPNVFLMDEPLSNLDAKLRTQMRTEINRLQNDLGVTTLYVTHDQTEAMTMGDRLVVLNHGELQQVGTPLECFYRPTNQFVAGFLGSPSMNFFEGRTEGGTLRTDGFDYDLTGEMQTSVGDRTDLTLGVRPEDLVLHDDASSAHEFEAIVDVVEPMGSISYIYLRAASQDHDETFIAEVEGQRPIAEGESLYVEIPDDDVHLFDAASGETIHQRTLDTEAKEAMEKRLETASANAE, encoded by the coding sequence ATGGCCAGCATTACGATAGACGACGTAACGAAGCAGTTCGGAGAGGGGAATGGATCGATCATCGCGGTTGACGACGTTTCCTTGGACATCAGAGACGGCGAGTTCGTCGTCTTCGTTGGTCCATCCGGGAGCGGAAAGTCGACGCTCATGCGCATCGTCGCCGGGCTCGAAACACAGAGTGAAGGCGACATCGAGATCGGTGACGCTATCGTCAATCAACTCGGGCCCCGTGCACGAAACATCGCTATGGTGTTCCAGAACTACGCCCTGTACCCGAATATGACCGTCGAGGAGAACATGTCGTTCGGGTTGAAGATGTCGACAGACATGTCCGGCGACGCTATCAAAGAGACCGTCACGTCTACCGCCGAAATGATGGGCATCGGGAACTTGCTGGACAACAAACCCGGCGAACTCTCGGGCGGCCAGCAACAGCGGGTGGCACTCGGCCGGGCGATCGTTCGCGATCCCAACGTGTTCCTGATGGACGAGCCGCTCAGCAACCTCGACGCGAAGCTTCGGACGCAGATGCGTACCGAGATCAATCGCCTTCAGAACGACCTCGGCGTGACGACGCTGTACGTCACCCACGACCAGACCGAGGCGATGACGATGGGCGACCGCCTGGTCGTCCTCAACCACGGCGAACTTCAGCAGGTCGGGACACCGCTCGAGTGTTTCTACCGGCCGACCAACCAGTTCGTCGCCGGCTTCCTCGGTTCTCCCTCGATGAATTTCTTCGAGGGACGCACGGAGGGTGGGACGCTCCGTACGGACGGCTTCGACTACGACCTCACCGGGGAGATGCAGACCTCGGTCGGCGACCGGACCGACCTCACCCTCGGGGTTCGACCAGAGGACCTCGTCCTCCACGACGACGCGTCGTCCGCCCACGAGTTCGAGGCGATCGTCGACGTGGTCGAACCGATGGGGAGTATCTCCTACATCTACCTGCGGGCTGCATCCCAGGACCACGACGAGACCTTCATCGCGGAGGTGGAGGGACAGCGTCCAATCGCAGAGGGGGAGTCTCTCTACGTGGAGATCCCCGACGACGACGTACACCTGTTCGACGCCGCGAGCGGCGAGACGATCCATCAACGGACGCTCGACACGGAAGCGAAGGAAGCGATGGAGAAGCGACTCGAGACGGCCAGCGCGAACGCCGAGTAA
- a CDS encoding carbohydrate ABC transporter permease has translation MATEDIEPATKSQRLDEGTRKTVVRVVRHSLLLTWSFVVLFPLYWLVSMSLKPPGLANSLPPDWIFLPTVYNYIQLLQREEFLMAFANSIIMVTASVILVLLIGVPAAYVLSRYDVPMQRDVLVWILSSRMLPPIAVVIPFFVIFRELNLFDTRIGMVIMYVSINLSLVVWVMKAFFDGIPETLEEAARVDGATQFQGFLKVVLPAAKPGIFSVAIISFIFAWIELLFGLVLTSFEAVPVTLFVYSFIGSRSIEWSMLAAASTAMIVPVVVFLIAVNKYLAAGLSFGVVIKE, from the coding sequence ATGGCGACCGAAGACATCGAACCCGCGACTAAGTCCCAACGGCTCGACGAAGGGACGCGCAAGACTGTCGTCCGAGTCGTTCGTCACTCCCTCTTATTGACGTGGTCGTTCGTCGTGTTATTTCCCCTCTACTGGCTCGTGTCCATGTCGCTGAAGCCGCCGGGACTGGCCAATTCGCTTCCGCCCGATTGGATATTCCTGCCGACGGTATACAACTACATCCAGCTCCTGCAGCGCGAGGAGTTCCTGATGGCCTTCGCCAATAGTATTATCATGGTGACGGCCTCGGTGATACTCGTCTTGCTCATCGGTGTCCCCGCCGCGTACGTCCTTTCACGGTACGACGTACCCATGCAGCGGGACGTTCTCGTGTGGATTCTCTCCTCGCGGATGCTTCCGCCTATCGCCGTCGTCATCCCGTTCTTCGTCATCTTCCGGGAACTCAACCTGTTCGACACCCGGATCGGGATGGTCATTATGTACGTCAGCATTAATCTCTCGCTGGTCGTATGGGTGATGAAGGCGTTCTTCGACGGCATCCCCGAGACGTTGGAGGAAGCGGCACGCGTCGACGGCGCGACCCAGTTTCAGGGATTCTTGAAAGTCGTTCTTCCGGCAGCCAAGCCCGGAATCTTCTCGGTCGCCATCATCAGTTTCATCTTCGCGTGGATAGAGCTTCTCTTCGGACTCGTGTTGACGAGCTTCGAAGCGGTGCCGGTGACGCTGTTCGTGTACTCGTTCATCGGCTCACGCTCCATCGAATGGTCGATGCTCGCAGCCGCCTCGACGGCGATGATCGTCCCGGTCGTCGTCTTCCTCATCGCGGTCAACAAGTACCTCGCGGCAGGCTTGAGTTTCGGTGTGGTGATCAAGGAATGA
- a CDS encoding carbohydrate ABC transporter permease, producing MSTPTQTETTSESTFTRLSGVWNEYLPYWFMAPMVLVMVMITFFPGAYDLYLSLVAEPTLNVLDAEFVGLRNYETAFTRGGAVHSFIITITVVVSALLLESVLGFFLAALVTGVESSRAKSFYRVLFIIPMAVAPVSLATIGRIMLNTEIGVIPYLINAATPFTAPAFLSDVPLLTVILLDTWNWTPFMFIIFYAGLSSVPGTLIEASRVDGAPLWRRYVHVIIPYMKPVVFVAALIRMIDLFRTFGVVYGLTRGGPGTATQLVSINVYEQMFINNQAGVAAAIAIVYLVFVIVLCNVLIAKVGFKGVLD from the coding sequence ATGAGTACACCAACGCAGACGGAAACGACAAGCGAGTCGACCTTCACCAGACTCAGTGGTGTGTGGAACGAGTATCTCCCGTACTGGTTCATGGCACCAATGGTGCTGGTGATGGTGATGATCACCTTCTTCCCCGGTGCGTACGACCTCTATCTCAGTCTGGTGGCAGAGCCCACCTTGAACGTACTAGATGCGGAGTTCGTCGGTCTGAGAAACTACGAGACGGCGTTCACCCGCGGGGGTGCGGTTCACTCGTTCATCATCACGATCACTGTCGTCGTCAGCGCGTTGCTCCTTGAGAGTGTCCTCGGGTTCTTCCTCGCCGCACTCGTCACCGGCGTCGAATCCTCGCGAGCGAAGTCGTTCTATCGGGTACTGTTCATCATCCCAATGGCCGTCGCACCCGTCTCGCTCGCGACGATCGGCCGGATCATGCTGAACACTGAGATCGGAGTCATCCCCTATTTAATAAACGCCGCGACTCCCTTTACGGCCCCGGCGTTTCTCTCTGACGTTCCGCTTCTGACTGTGATCCTCCTCGATACGTGGAACTGGACGCCGTTCATGTTTATCATCTTCTACGCCGGTCTCTCGTCGGTTCCAGGAACCCTCATTGAGGCCTCGCGGGTCGACGGTGCACCGCTGTGGCGGCGGTACGTCCACGTCATCATCCCATACATGAAGCCGGTCGTGTTCGTCGCCGCCCTCATCCGAATGATCGACCTGTTTCGGACGTTCGGCGTAGTCTACGGCCTGACCCGGGGTGGTCCGGGAACGGCAACCCAACTGGTGAGCATCAACGTCTACGAGCAGATGTTCATCAACAACCAGGCTGGCGTGGCTGCTGCGATCGCGATCGTCTACCTCGTCTTCGTGATCGTATTGTGTAACGTCCTCATTGCGAAAGTCGGCTTCAAGGGGGTGTTGGACTGA
- a CDS encoding extracellular solute-binding protein, which translates to MVIQRNRRNFIKATGVGLIGGLAGCTRGGEGESGDSSGGSDELAIPLSEYEDADIEWKQFEGSKINIGAVQHPWVSAIEPAVPVFEELTGIEVGWNILPEQQFRTKRQTDVSTGAGQFDVFFLDQVVNQFRNEGWLQTLDQYFDDSSLYDENWWQPDDLFEASRWQAHGGGYTDEWTGIPITTEVQTQFYRTDLYEEHGLEVAETLEEFRQNAQTIHENGSDVVGTAGRGQKGYGMNIYILNTFIREFGAELWTEFPSDSGLDTEGAINAAQWYSGLLQDYGPEGASSQTWSDVLSTMQEGRAGHIVADANLFWPDLTGEDSQVADSIGIAKAPRPADGEFGPNAYNWQISTSKNADNSEQAFLFMLWASSQPTNTWMHLENGAAFSVRQSVWENDEFRSRVGEEFAQVSLESLQQAQPDPFDEQYPEWGQSYSEELQRAIAGQKSAEAAMTQAAELAEEIYSD; encoded by the coding sequence ATGGTCATCCAACGGAATAGGCGGAACTTCATCAAAGCGACAGGTGTCGGCCTAATCGGCGGTCTTGCAGGCTGCACGCGAGGCGGCGAGGGTGAATCGGGCGACAGTAGTGGCGGGTCCGATGAGCTTGCCATCCCACTCAGTGAGTACGAGGACGCTGACATCGAGTGGAAGCAGTTCGAGGGGTCGAAAATCAACATCGGTGCGGTTCAGCACCCGTGGGTTAGCGCCATCGAACCTGCCGTTCCGGTGTTCGAGGAGCTTACTGGCATCGAGGTCGGCTGGAACATCCTCCCGGAACAGCAGTTCCGGACCAAGCGTCAGACGGACGTCAGTACCGGTGCCGGGCAGTTCGACGTCTTCTTCCTCGACCAGGTCGTCAACCAGTTCCGAAACGAGGGGTGGCTGCAGACACTGGACCAGTATTTCGACGACAGCAGCCTCTACGACGAGAATTGGTGGCAGCCGGATGATCTCTTCGAGGCATCCCGCTGGCAGGCTCATGGGGGTGGATACACTGATGAGTGGACTGGCATTCCGATTACCACCGAAGTCCAAACCCAGTTCTACCGAACGGACCTCTACGAGGAACACGGTCTCGAGGTCGCGGAGACGCTTGAGGAATTCCGCCAGAACGCACAAACCATCCATGAGAATGGGTCCGACGTGGTCGGCACGGCCGGTCGTGGCCAGAAGGGGTACGGGATGAACATCTATATCTTGAACACGTTCATCCGCGAGTTCGGCGCTGAGCTCTGGACTGAGTTCCCGAGCGACTCCGGACTCGATACGGAAGGCGCCATCAATGCGGCCCAGTGGTACAGCGGACTGCTCCAGGACTACGGGCCCGAGGGAGCGTCCAGCCAGACTTGGTCTGACGTGCTCTCGACGATGCAGGAGGGTCGCGCGGGCCACATCGTCGCCGACGCCAACCTATTCTGGCCCGACCTGACGGGTGAGGACTCGCAAGTCGCCGACTCTATCGGAATCGCTAAGGCGCCACGACCCGCTGACGGCGAGTTCGGGCCGAACGCTTACAACTGGCAGATCTCGACGTCGAAGAACGCCGATAATTCCGAACAGGCGTTCCTGTTCATGCTATGGGCTTCCTCACAGCCAACGAACACGTGGATGCACTTGGAGAACGGTGCAGCGTTCTCGGTGCGCCAGTCGGTGTGGGAGAACGACGAGTTCCGCTCGCGTGTCGGCGAAGAGTTCGCACAGGTCTCGCTTGAGTCGCTGCAACAGGCGCAACCGGACCCCTTCGACGAGCAGTACCCCGAATGGGGCCAGAGCTACTCCGAAGAGCTGCAGCGGGCCATCGCCGGACAGAAGTCCGCTGAGGCCGCAATGACTCAGGCGGCAGAGCTCGCTGAAGAGATCTACAGCGACTGA